The DNA region CTTAATCTGAGATTCTTTTTTGTAGGATGTAGTGAAATGATTCTTTGAAAAAAGTTAAAATAGTATATAAACACAAACAAATACTACATTCATAATAAATCAATCAACCTTGTTCAATAAGCGCAACATCGACTAGTTTGTTTAGTGGCAGACACTTCATCGATACATATGATTTCCTTGTTCCCACTTAATGTTTCAACATTAATAGTATCAGTTTTTTGATCACTTGGTTTAGTGTTTAGGGCCTTATGAGAAGTGAGGTCATAGATCTTATTGATCATTTGCAAAAATGCATCTTCCACGTTTACATTCTCCTTAGCTGAAGTTTCCATGAAGGAGAGGTCCTCAAGCTGGGCTAGGCTTTGGCCGTCTTCCAAGCTGACCTCTCGGGAGTGGGTGAGGTCGGACTTGTTTCCGACCAGCACTACCACCATCTCGCGACTACCAAACTCCCTCAACTCCCTCAACCACTTCCTTAGGCTCTCGAATGTCGACCTCCTCGTTGTGTCATAAACGAGAAGGGCACCCATTGCCCCGCGGTAGTATGAGCTCGTGATGGCTCGGAATCTGAAATGTCATCAATGAAATCTAAGGCAAATGTGTAACAGTGAGTGAAACCAATGTAGAACCATGTTTTGCCTCAAATATGAATACATAATTGAGAGTTTAAGTAAGCCCATGAAAGTGATTTTATTGTGTTTATGCGCAATTGAGCCCATTACTGATATAACTAAGCCCATGAGAGTGATTAATTGGATT from Salvia splendens isolate huo1 chromosome 9, SspV2, whole genome shotgun sequence includes:
- the LOC121746905 gene encoding ras-related protein RABA6b-like produces the protein MMEGSFDEECDYLFKAVLIGDSAVGKSNLLSRFARDEFCLESKPTIGVEFAYRNIRIGDKLIKAQIWDTAGQERFRAITSSYYRGAMGALLVYDTTRRSTFESLRKWLRELREFGSREMVVVLVGNKSDLTHSREVSLEDGQSLAQLEDLSFMETSAKENVNVEDAFLQMINKIYDLTSHKALNTKPSDQKTDTINVETLSGNKEIICIDEVSATKQTSRCCAY